The Fusarium falciforme chromosome 7, complete sequence genome window below encodes:
- a CDS encoding PKS-ER domain-containing protein: MAYSEPSPPGPPVHYHVLSVASSPPETDGDDLSTSPTGQPKNTEPHSFREGCNPNRWAVMKETVGWRVWLADFAAIALPTAFVIVAISVLLLDGKPVENLALKKWQNAITALATAFPIIFALIVGRLVYEIARWRLEKGATLGSLEQLIGSRTFGSTVVTLLHHRASKLLSIVLVLVWALSPLGAQSMLRMLESRLEPRAQDSTIIHFDTDAPTQQSCIMPFSPDGSAGLAAMVSYVKTMFGAVLLSPSTTKLDSMDMWGNVKVPILKSASDDWTSISWSAELEHYSAFVGIPITGISVGNKTFHLESSYVDLSCSNISKTATFTEDVTFGWRNWNSFPLENGTWYGFNTSSTLDRSSAPWAMALDRFVDDFWSGFGVQSHRSKQNMYCRPALFKNETGINAGLTRLYFQAKLGSSAALSSAGLTAYCDVHQRYVESRVTCRLSDMGGQQNCTVTAQRPSQRPHSPDSISHLSIPWVFRYISREIPLTTAPQNSDHPGFILQYLDNPSIGNFTMVQQLAMFEHVDADLFSRRLSQVINTYILLSQMFLQATGVSAVSAGTTDWNMVAPAQVSTLIETFSVPRLWIGLCLLSSLMLLICGVLSAILTRLSAGPDILGYASTLIRDSRYIDTPHEVESNVALGQILTTPPYIFGAIVSIPIGIMADHVRLRSPFIIGYSIFHMADLAMISRGDGQDARYTGMFLVIAGSNCAIPSALAFLANNVVWTHKRPFAVPIQTIFGGIEGIIGSLMFREEDYPGLPGLQFTLTLRRPSTSAATMGASISVVSNPETVANAIFTSGVAVTGAAWNTGFDENAVGTFTNGPLGLASGGILTTGGSIDASANQPYSVNIDNDAGASQIYCGADSQDAAVLTVDIEVQQGFNGVEVEFVLASEDTHADPIGIYLDGEQYALDPDGSRITAKSYYLSPGRAIKNPYQIFQYPSWSTYAASSKPLIMGIAAEPGAHTMVFAICDNVDAQHDSALFVRAKGCKDCVADVKIHYLTQTTTTVSTFTSTIEPVSMSAGTVLIGVTADPTTSATSSEASTATSTEYSSSSTEGPATSTDASTTSSETSATSTEVSTESSATTTAASESSTVSTTDSTMTTLSTDSSVTTVTSSQSSSTISTETLSITSQATTVSTIDSTMTTLTTSRRPCRPA; the protein is encoded by the exons ATGGCATACTCAGAACCGTCACCGCCTGGGCCCCCAGTCCACTACCATGTCCTTTCAGTTGCATCTTCACCCCCAGAAACAGACGGAGATGACCTTAGTACTTCGCCCACAGGCCAGCCGAAGAATACCGAGCCGCACAGCTTTAGAGAAGGCTGTAACCCGAACCGATGGGCAGTTATGAAAGAGACCGTCGGTTGGAGAGTTTGGCTCGCCGACTTTGCTGCCATCGCCTTGCCGACTGCTTTCGTTATCGTTGCAATCTCGGTGTTGCTCCTGGATGGGAAACCCGTTGAGAACCTCGCTCTTAAAAAATGGCAAAATGCAATTACAGCG TTGGCGACAGCGTTTCCCATCATCTTTGCCTTGATAGTCGGCCGCCTCGTTTATGAGATAGCTCGATGGAGGCTTGAAAAAGGAGCTACGCTTGGCTCGCTCGAACAACTGATCGGCAGTCGTACTTTTGGATCTACTGTTGTCACACTACTCCACCATCGAGCCTCAAAACTCCTCAGCATCGTCCTGGTCTTAGTCTGGGCCCTCTCGCCGCTTGGTGCGCAGTCTATGCTACGAATGCTTGAATCACGCCTTGAGCCGCGAGCCCAGGACTCAACTATTATACACTTTGATACTGATGCTCCAACCCAACAATCATGCATTATGCCATTCTCCCCTGACGGCTCAGCAGGTTTGGCTGCCATGGTATCTTATGTGAAGACCATGTTCGGTGCCGTATTACTTTCACCATCAACCACCAAGCTAGATTCGATGGATATGTGGGGAAATGTCAAAGTCCCCATCTTGAAGTCAGCTAGCGATGACTGGACGAGTATCTCCTGGAGCGCCGAGTTGGAACATTACTCTGCATTCGTTGGGATACCAATAACAGGTATCTCGGTGGGCAATAAAACGTTTCATCTTGAATCAAGTTATGTGGATCTTAGCTGCAGCAACATTAGCAAAACTGCGACCTTTACAGAGGATGTCACCTTCGGTTGGCGAAACTGGAACTCGTTTCCACTTGAAAATGGGACCTGGTACGGTTTCAACACCTCTAGCACTCTCGACCGCTCTTCTGCGCCTTGGGCCATGGCATTGGATAGGTTCGTCGATGACTTCTGGAGTGGCTTTGGCGTCCAGTCGCATAGATCCAAGCAGAACATGTACTGCAGACCGGCCTTATTCAAGAACGAGACTGGTATCAACGCTGGACTCACAAGGCTCTACTTCCAGGCGAAGCTCGGTTCCTCTGCAGCTTTGTCCTCGGCCGGGCTCACGGCCTATTGTGATGTTCACCAGAGATATGTTGAATCCCGAGTCACATGTCGGCTGTCAGATATGGGGGGCCAGCAGAATTGCACTGTTACCGCCCAGCGACCGTCACAACGACCTCACTCCCCTGACTCGATATCACATTTGTCCATTCCTTGGGTTTTTCGCTATATTTCAAGAGAGATACCGTTGACGACCGCGCCACAAAACTCTGATCACCCGGGGTTTATTCTGCAGTACCTGGACAATCCGAGCATTGGCAACTTCACCATGGTTCAGCAACTCGCCATGTTTGAGCACGTTGATGCCGACCTCTTCAGCCGACGACTCAGCCAAGTAATCAATACATACATCCTCCTGAGTCAAATGTTTCTTCAAGCAACGGGTGTCAGCGCCGTGTCTGCTGGTACGACAGATTGGAACATGGTCGCTCCGGCTCAAGTCAGTACCTTGATTGAGACCTTTTCAGTTCCACGATTGTGGATTGGGCTTTGCCTTCTGTCGTCTCTGATGCTCCTGATCTGTGGAGTTCTGAGTGCGATCCTGACGCGGCTATCAGCTGGACCGGACATCCTGGGATACGCCTCCACACTCATCCGCGACTCAAGGTATATCGACACACCGCACGAGGTGG AATCCAATGTCGCCCTCGGTCAGATTCTAACGACCCCACCATACATCTTTGGCGCCATCGTTTCTATTCCCATCGGCATCATGGCTGACCACGTTCGACTCCGCTCCCCGTTCATCATCGGCTACTCGATTTTTCACATGGCTGATCTGGCGATGATCTCCAGGGGCGATGGCCAGGATGCTAGGTACACAGGCATGTTCTTGGTCATTGCGGGAAGTAACTGTGCCATTCCCTCCGCATTGGCGTTTCTCGCCAACAACGTCGTTTGGACACACAAGAGACCGTTTGCAGTTCCCATTCAGACCATCTTTGGTGGAATCGAAGGAATTATTGGGTCCCTCATGTTCCGGGAGGAGGATTATCCTGGGTTGCCTGGGTTGCAGTTCACATTGACATTGCGAC GGCCTAGTACTTCAGCCGCTACCATGGGAGCCTCCATCTCAGTCGTCAGCAACCCCGAAACAGTCGCCAATGCCATTTTCACGAGTGGTGTGGCCGTCACTGGCGCGGCTTGGAACACTGGATTCGACGAGAACGCCGTGGGCACCTTCACCAATGGCCCCTTGGGTCTTGCGTCTGGCGGCATCTTGACGACAGGCGGTTCGATAGACGCATCAGCAAACCAACCATATTCTGTCAACATAGACAACGACGCGGGCGCTTCCCAGATCTATTGTGGAGCAGATTCCCAAGATGCTGCTGTCTTGACGGTCGATATCGAAGTCCAGCAGGGTTTCAATGGAGTCGAGGTTGAATTCGTTCTCGCGTCGGAGGA CACACACGCGGACCCGATTGGCATATATCTGGACGGCGAGCAGTACGCCCTGGACCCGGACGGAAGCAGAATAACGGCCAAATCGTACTACCTAAGCCCCGGACGAGCCATCAAGAACCCATACCAAATCTTCCAATATCCCTCTTGGTCCACCTATGCAGCATCGTCGAAGCCTCTGATCATGGGTATTGCCGCAGAGCCCGGGGCACACACCATGGTCTTTGCCATCTGCGACAATGTCGACGCCCAGCATGACTCGGCGCTCTTTGTGAGGGCCAAAGGCTGCAAGGACTGTGTGGCAGACGTCAAGATCCACTATCTCACGCAGACAACCACAACCGTTTCGACTTTTACTTCGACCATCGAGCCAGTCAGCATGTCTGCTGGCACTGTCTTGATCGGTGTGACGGCGGACCCAACCACATCAGCCACATCCAGCGAAGCTTCGACGGCCACCTCCACTGAGtattcatcttcatcaactgAGGGTCCGGCTACATCCACCGATGCTTCTACCACTTCCAGTGAGACTTCTGCCACGTCCACTGAAGTATCAACCGAGTCGTCCGCCACGACAACCGCCGCCAGCGAGAGCTCAACAGTATCAACTACGGATTCCACAATGACCACGTTGAGCACCGATTCTTCTGTCACAACGGTCACATCTTCTCAGTCTTCCTCAACTATTTCAACCGAGACTTTGTCCATAACATCACAGGCCACCACTGTATCAACCATCGACTCCACGATGACAACCTTGACAACATCTCGAAGACCTTGCCGTCCTGCATAG
- a CDS encoding MFS domain-containing protein produces MADGSTPVLADNPVTMPDEDNHTNFTVGWEEPSDQDPENPLNWSTRRKWSIIGILSFITFLTPLASAMMAPGVPVIMAEFDSSNDEIATFMVSVFVLGFAFGPLLMAPMSELYGRTPVYHVCNTLFIIFSIGCAVSQSIGMLIAFRFLSGFVGVAAVTCGSGTIADMIPPEQRGAAMSIWSIGPLLGPVVGPVCAGFLVEARGWRWVFWVITIVSGAVILISFIIFRETYAPVLLERKASKLRKATGNNKYRSVMQAKGTPKQVFVSAITRPTRMLLFSPIVSMVCLYIATLYGMLYLLFTTFTFVYHDMYGFSAVGAGLSFIAGGIGNLLGLMFVGYLSDKLIRDGQIKGKAVEPEQRLDLRLTIPAALALPIGLIMYGWTAEKQLHWIVPMVGTSIMGFGMIGIFMISQTYLVDAFTRHAASVTAANAVLRSLLGALLPLCGLKLYDALGLGWGNTLLGLICLALAPVPWLLNSFGGRIRNNPRFRREF; encoded by the exons ATGGCAGACGGAAGCACACCAGTACTGGCAGACAACCCGGTGACGATGCCTGACGAAGATAATCACACCAACTTCACAGTTGGATGGGAAGAACCATCTGATCAGGACCCCGAGAATCCCCTCAATTGGTCAACGCGCCGTAAATGGAGCATTATCGGGATCCTCTCTTTCATTACCTTTCTTAC GCCTTTGGCGTCTGCAATGATGGCTCCTGGTGTGCCagtcatcatggccgagttCGACAGCTCCAATGACGAAATTGCGACATTCATGGTTTCTGTCTTTGTGCTGGGATTTGCATTCGGGCCGCTACTGATGGCGCCTATGAGCGAGCTTTACGGCCGAACGCCAGTTTACCACGTCTGCAACACTcttttcatcatcttctcaaTTGGATGTGCTGTGTCTCAGAGTATAGGGATGCTAATTGCATTTCGATTCCTCTCTGGGTTTGTTGGGGTCGCTGCGGTAACCTGCGGCAGTGGCACGATAGCAGATATGATTCCTCCTGAGCAACGAGGAGCCGCCATGTCTATATGGTCGATTGGGCCTCTCCTTGGACCCGTGGTTGGACCTGTTTGTGCTGGCTTTCTGGTTGAGGCCAGGGGTTGGAGATGGGTGTTTTGGGTCATAACCATTGTG TCTGGAGCTGTAATCCTGATTTCCTTTATCATTTTCCGAGAAACGTATGCACCAGTCCTTCTCGAGCGTAAAGCCTCGAAACTACGCAAGGCGACTGGCAACAATAAGTATCGCTCAGTCATGCAAGCGAAAGGTACACCAAAGCAAGTCTTTGTATCTGCCATCACTCGACCGACACGAatgcttctcttctctcccatTGTCTCCATGGTCTGCCTATATATCGCCACCCTCTACGGCATGCTATATCTGTTATTCACCACCTTTACCTTCGTGTACCATGACATGTATGGGTTCAGCGCGGTGGGTGCAGGACTGTCATTTATCGCTGGAGGCATCGGAAATCTCCTCGGCCTAATGTTTGTGGGGTATCTATCGGATAAGTTGATAAGAGATGGTCAGATTAAAGGCAAGGCTGTTGAGCCAGAGCAGCGGTTAGATCTGAGACTCACTATCCCCGCCGCTTTGGCTCTCCCCATCGGCCTGATCATGTACGGCTGGACAGCGGAGAAGCAACTGCATTGGATCGTGCCTATGGTCGGTACAAGCATCATGGGTTTTGGCATGATCGGGATCTTTATGATCTCGCAGACGTACCTTGTCGACGCCTTCACGAGACATGCTGCCTCTGTCACCGCAGCGAATGCCGTCTTACGGAGTTTACTGGGAGCCCTTCTACCCCTTTGTGGCTTGAAGCTCTACGACGCACTTGGTCTTGGTTGGGGGAATACGTTGCTTGGATTGATTTGTCTTGCCTTGGCGCCTGTGCCATGGCTCCTGAACAGTTTTGGTGGAAGGATACGAAACAACCCAAGATTTCGGCGAGAATTTTGA